Proteins encoded by one window of Rhodamnia argentea isolate NSW1041297 chromosome 6, ASM2092103v1, whole genome shotgun sequence:
- the LOC115751237 gene encoding polygalacturonase At1g48100-like: MGKLSLKSIASAFAIAVLVWCISCEVCNAREATNRRSSAAAAEAADSKAGSSLWWRGPWRIPYIPRPPFPFYHPWPYWLPPPWPYWPRPHPLPLPRPHPKLPPPASTPSPPQTPIAKLTPPPTPTAKPTPTPAPPTPPASATPPAEPAPPASPTPPVSPTPPASPTPPASATPPAESTPPASTTPPAEPRPPASTTPPPTPPASPTPPASPTPPASATPPAESTPPASATPPAESTPPASPTPPASATPPAESTPPASPTPPASPTPPAGPTLPAGPTPPASPTPPASPTPPAAPTPPPPPPAAPTPPPPAAPTPPIPSNSTAFNVLDFGAKGDGSTDDTKAFQDAWAASCNVEASTMVVPAKYVFLVGPISFVGEHCQENIILQLDGTVVAPTDPQAWGDNDALEHWLHFDKLSRFTLQGNGTVDGRGSVWWHPLQSEDLKDDLSDVDDDGMDSEDTDIQAKDELSSMPWKKPTAMKFDRSLNVTFSGIKIQNSPNVHLTFYACVGVLVHDMSISSPGDSPNTDGIHLGNSQDVTIHDATLACGDDCIAILNECSNIHIHNVHCGPGHGISIGSLGRDHSRACVHDITVQDVDLHGTTNGVRIKSWQGGSGAVYRVKFSNIRVSEVRWPIIIDQYYCDHTTCTNQSSAVAVRGIAYENVVGTYTERPVDLACSDAVPCRDITLSSIDLRPSSQNPPSHGHDHSPFCWQTFGQLTTPIFPPIDCVQIGTPSSNGIGSGQDLC, translated from the exons ATGGGGAAATTGAGTTTGAAGAGCATCGCGTCCGCATTTGCCATTGCGGTTCTTGTATGGTGCATAAGTTGTGAAGTTTGCAATGCTAGAGAAGCTACTAATAGGAGATCCAGCGCAGCCGCCGCCGAGGCCGCTGATTCCAAGGCGGGGAGCTCTTTGTGGTGGAGAGGACCCTGGAGGATACCTTACATCCCTCGCCCTCCTTTCCCCTTCTACCACCCGTGGCCTTACTGGCTCCCGCCCCCTTGGCCCTATTGGCCCCGCCCCCACCCTCTCCCTCTGCCTCGCCCCCACCCAAAATTGCCGCCACCGGCGTCAACACCATCACCACCCCAAACACCAATAGCCAAACTCACACCCCCGCCAACACCAACAGCCAAACCCACACCAACACCAGCCCCACCAACACCTCCGGCATCAGCGACCCCACCTGCGGAGCCAGCACCACCGGCTTCACCAACACCTCCGGTATCACCAACACCACCGGCTTCACCAACACCTCCGGCATCAGCGACACCACCAGCGGAGTCAACACCTCCGGCATCAACAACACCACCGGCAGAGCCAAGACCTCCGGCTTCAACAACACCACCGCCAACACCTCCGGCATCACCCACACCACCGGCTTCACCAACACCTCCGGCATCAGCGACACCACCGGCGGAGTCAACACCTCCGGCATCAGCAACACCACCAGCGGAGTCAACACCTCCAGCTTCACCAACACCTCCGGCATCAGCAACACCACCAGCGGAGTCAACACCTCCGGCATCACCCACACCACCGGCATCACCCACACCACCGGCAGGGCCAACACTACCAGCAGGGCCAACACCACCGGCTTCACCAACACCACCGGCTTCACCAACACCTCCGGCAGCgccaacaccaccaccaccaccaccggcaGCGCCAACACCACCGCCACCGGCAGCCCCAACACCACCAATACCGAGCAACTCTACCGCCTTCAATGTGCTAGATTTCGGCGCCAAGGGTGATGGGAGCACTGATGATACCAAG GCATTCCAAGATGCATGGGCAGCTTCATGCAACGTGGAGGCATCAACAATGGTGGTTCCTGCGAAGTATGTGTTCCTCGTTGGGCCCATCTCGTTCGTGGGTGAACACTGTCAAGAAAACATTATACTCCAG CTAGATGGTACGGTGGTTGCTCCGACGGATCCCCAGGCTTGGGGCGACAACGATGCTCTTGAGCATTGGCTACACTTTGACAAACTGAGTCGCTTCACATTGCAAGGGAACGGAACCGTCGACGGCCGAGGCTCCGTCTGGTGGCACCCCTTGCAATCTGAGGACCTCAAGGATGACCTTTCCGATGTCGATGATGATGGAATGGACTCCGAGGACACGGATATACAG GCAAAGGATGAGTTGAGTTCAATGCCCTGGAAGAAACCGACG GCAATGAAATTCGATCGCAGTCTAAATGTCACGTTCAGCGGCATTAAGATTCAGAACAGCCCCAACGTCCACCTCACGTTCTACGCATGCGTCGGCGTTCTCGTGCACGATATGAGCATCTCGTCCCCAGGCGACAGCCCCAACACCGACGGGATCCACCTTGGGAACTCCCAAGATGTGACCATCCATGATGCTACTCTCGCCTGTG GGGATGACTGCATTGCGATCCTCAACGAATGCTCCAACATCCACATACACAACGTGCACTGCGGTCCGGGCCACGGGATCAGCATCGGAAGCCTAGGAAGAGACCATTCAAGAGCATGTGTGCACGATATTACTGTTCAAGACGTTGATCTGCACGGGACGACGAACGGTGTCAGGATAAAGTCGTGGCAG GGTGGGTCGGGCGCCGTCTACAGAGTGAAGTTCTCGAACATTCGAGTCTCCGAGGTCCGATGGCCGATCATCATCGACCAGTACTACTGCGACCACACGACCTGCACAAACCAGTCCTCGGCCGTCGCCGTGCGAGGCATCGCCTATGAGAACGTCGTGGGGACATACACAGAGAGACCGGTGGACTTGGCTTGCAGCGACGCAGTGCCCTGCCGGGACATCACTCTGTCCTCGATAGACTTAAGGCCATCGTCACAGAACCCACCCTCTCATGGTCATGACCACAGCCCCTTCTGTTGGCAGACCTTCGGCCAGCTGACCACGCCGATCTTCCCGCCTATCGACTGCGTGCAGATCGGGACCCCATCGAGCAATGGGATCGGATCTGGTCAAGACTTATGTTAG